A DNA window from Streptomyces canus contains the following coding sequences:
- a CDS encoding immune inhibitor A domain-containing protein translates to MTDRSWTFRTAATVVALAAASATFSTFAVAQAADTTSTKASAVDRNDPQPAKAREHDFDGPLTKTKEAQRQEALDQVISGNATVKNRNGSQVVELKSRKGDSKYVELGREKTDKIFTILVEFGDQVDPRYGGTAGPLHNQIAQPDRKQDNSTAWQADYNQAHFQDLYFGTGKKTESLKKYYEKQSSGRYSVEGEVTDWVKVPYNEARYGSNDAPTGAWYAVQDGVNAWVAEREAAGDSAAEISAELAEFDQWDRYDFDGDGNFNEPDGYIDHFQIVHAGEDESAGGGAQGADAIWAHRWYAFASDAGATGPADNKLGGTQIGDTGIWVGDYTIQPENGGLGVFAHEYGHDLGLPDEYDTSGGGENSTGFWTLMSSGSWLGTGKESIGDLPGDMNAWDKLQLGWLDYDVANAGKRSTHKLGVAEYNTKNAQALVVQLPEKTVTTPVVTPAQGATQWWSGSGDDLRNTLTRPLDLTGKSSAALTLDGWWDIEQDFDYLYTEVSTDGANWTPVDGTLADGTAIPRDGSGKPALTGTVDAHQKLTFPLDAYAGKNIQLRFRYQTDGGVAQKGFTADEITVTADGATLFSDNAETADTAWTANGFSRIGASITDDYAQYYLAENRQYVSYDKVLKVGPYNYGFSTTRPDWVEHYAYQNGLLIWKWDTSQADDNTSQHPGEGLILPVDSHPTALKWSDGTLMRNRIQAYDSTFSWYPTDSITLHKADVPTKITSKPGVPVFDDGTSSYYDTSNPFAGVNITDTDTRIKIVKEPLDGSTITLQVGPSAKKK, encoded by the coding sequence GTGACTGACAGATCCTGGACGTTCAGGACGGCGGCGACAGTCGTCGCCCTCGCGGCCGCCTCGGCCACGTTCTCGACGTTCGCCGTGGCACAGGCCGCGGACACCACGTCCACGAAGGCCTCCGCGGTCGACCGGAACGACCCGCAGCCGGCCAAGGCCAGGGAGCACGACTTCGACGGCCCGCTGACCAAGACCAAGGAGGCGCAGCGCCAGGAGGCGCTCGACCAGGTCATATCCGGGAACGCCACGGTGAAGAACCGCAACGGCTCCCAGGTGGTCGAGCTCAAGAGCCGCAAGGGCGACAGCAAGTACGTCGAACTCGGCCGGGAGAAGACCGACAAGATCTTCACCATCCTGGTGGAGTTCGGCGACCAGGTCGACCCCCGCTACGGCGGCACGGCCGGCCCGCTGCACAACCAGATCGCCCAGCCGGACCGCAAGCAGGACAACAGCACGGCCTGGCAGGCGGACTACAACCAGGCGCACTTCCAGGACCTCTACTTCGGCACCGGCAAGAAGACCGAGTCGCTGAAGAAGTACTACGAGAAGCAGTCCTCGGGCCGCTACTCGGTCGAGGGCGAAGTGACCGACTGGGTCAAGGTCCCCTACAACGAGGCCCGTTACGGCTCCAACGACGCCCCCACCGGCGCCTGGTACGCGGTCCAGGACGGCGTCAACGCCTGGGTCGCCGAGCGCGAGGCCGCCGGTGACTCGGCCGCCGAAATCAGCGCGGAACTGGCCGAGTTCGACCAGTGGGACCGCTACGACTTCGACGGTGACGGCAACTTCAACGAGCCCGACGGCTACATCGACCACTTCCAGATCGTGCACGCCGGCGAGGACGAGTCCGCCGGCGGCGGCGCCCAGGGCGCGGACGCCATCTGGGCCCACCGCTGGTACGCCTTCGCCAGCGACGCCGGCGCCACCGGCCCCGCAGACAACAAGCTCGGCGGCACCCAGATCGGCGACACCGGCATCTGGGTCGGCGACTACACCATCCAGCCGGAGAACGGCGGCCTGGGCGTCTTCGCCCACGAGTACGGCCACGACCTCGGCCTGCCCGACGAGTACGACACCTCCGGCGGCGGCGAGAACTCCACCGGCTTCTGGACCCTGATGTCCTCCGGCTCCTGGCTCGGCACCGGCAAGGAGTCCATCGGCGACCTGCCCGGCGACATGAACGCCTGGGACAAGCTCCAACTGGGCTGGCTCGACTACGACGTGGCCAACGCGGGCAAGAGGTCCACCCACAAGCTGGGCGTCGCGGAGTACAACACCAAGAACGCGCAGGCGCTCGTGGTCCAGCTGCCGGAGAAGACGGTCACCACCCCGGTGGTCACCCCGGCACAGGGCGCAACCCAGTGGTGGAGCGGCAGCGGTGACGACCTGCGCAACACGCTGACCCGCCCGCTCGACCTGACCGGCAAGTCCTCGGCGGCGCTGACCCTCGACGGCTGGTGGGACATCGAGCAGGACTTCGACTACCTCTACACCGAGGTCTCCACCGACGGCGCCAACTGGACGCCGGTCGACGGCACTCTGGCCGACGGCACCGCCATCCCGAGGGACGGCAGCGGCAAGCCCGCCCTCACCGGCACGGTCGACGCCCACCAGAAGCTGACCTTCCCGCTGGACGCCTACGCGGGCAAGAACATCCAGCTGCGCTTCCGCTACCAGACCGACGGCGGAGTCGCCCAGAAGGGCTTCACGGCCGACGAGATCACGGTGACCGCCGACGGCGCGACCCTGTTCTCCGACAACGCCGAGACGGCGGACACCGCCTGGACCGCGAACGGCTTCTCCCGCATCGGCGCCTCGATCACGGACGACTACGCGCAGTACTACCTCGCCGAGAACCGCCAATACGTGTCGTACGACAAGGTGTTGAAGGTCGGCCCGTACAACTACGGCTTCTCGACGACCCGTCCGGACTGGGTGGAGCACTACGCCTACCAGAACGGCCTGTTGATCTGGAAGTGGGACACCTCCCAGGCGGACGACAACACCAGCCAGCACCCCGGCGAGGGCCTGATCCTTCCGGTCGACTCCCACCCGACCGCGCTGAAGTGGTCCGACGGCACGCTGATGCGCAACCGCATCCAGGCCTACGACTCCACCTTCAGCTGGTACCCGACGGACTCGATC
- a CDS encoding RDD family protein, giving the protein MSSEPPPGSGQQPPDDDPFRKQPPPAEGSGSPYSTPPPYGGSPYGGGDPYGGGPADPLAGMPPLAPSGRRTLARIIDMIMVAVVVWLITWGFGVSEFDVDSDDMQYGKSLAQSALAAVLYIAYDTILITRSGQTLGKKWLGMRVANLDNGSTPSAQTTLIRSAVLWIPFAFCCACIWTAISGGWSYFDKPYKQGLHDKAAKTVVVVSTT; this is encoded by the coding sequence ATGAGCAGTGAACCGCCTCCCGGCTCCGGACAGCAGCCGCCGGATGACGACCCGTTCAGGAAGCAGCCCCCGCCTGCCGAGGGCTCGGGATCGCCGTACAGCACGCCGCCGCCGTACGGCGGAAGTCCCTACGGCGGCGGTGACCCGTACGGCGGTGGCCCCGCCGACCCGCTGGCCGGCATGCCACCACTGGCACCCAGCGGCCGGCGCACGCTCGCCCGGATCATCGACATGATCATGGTGGCCGTCGTCGTCTGGCTGATCACCTGGGGCTTCGGGGTCAGCGAGTTCGACGTGGACAGCGACGACATGCAGTACGGCAAGTCGCTCGCCCAGTCGGCGCTCGCAGCGGTGCTCTACATCGCCTACGACACGATCCTGATCACCCGGTCCGGACAGACGCTCGGCAAGAAGTGGCTCGGCATGCGGGTGGCGAACCTCGACAACGGCTCCACGCCCTCCGCGCAGACCACGCTGATCCGCTCGGCGGTGCTGTGGATCCCGTTCGCGTTCTGCTGCGCCTGCATCTGGACCGCCATCTCGGGCGGCTGGAGCTACTTCGACAAGCCCTACAAGCAGGGCCTGCACGACAAGGCGGCGAAGACGGTGGTGGTGGTCAGCACCACCTGA